A part of Streptomyces sp. NBC_01235 genomic DNA contains:
- a CDS encoding DUF4357 domain-containing protein, whose amino-acid sequence MTADGDTHYPQFWLRLPKGDGIDRARGVLLDETGTNGSRKFLVRAGSPARDHVMPSLGKHFKAPVKRREELKAQGVLVPSARWPGWLELTEDVVFGSPSFAAVLLVGAPRNGWEEWRTEDDRPLSDYMSGVWAGPNRPWLVRGSNVTGLDLVQRLWLPEGRVTLAASRLRPGVREGTSKEDLRTAVQEDYESTATYSQKQQLVEDLHAFLSRMKPGDTVCTISGGRLYVGEITGEVEQTESEDRRSNLRRPVEWQPTGFPYDDLPEELQQKLSIQHDVVDLTSAQAHIEGLGLTDQELAEEAESTERDPSVEIPALTARRELELPEPTNELAAELLVHEADWLREVRDLLWDERQLVLYGPPGTGKTYLALKLAEFLGGGPEQVKLVQFHPSYAYEDFFEGFRPQEDPQTREVAFRLTAGPLRELADLASREGNRHIPHFLIIDEINRANLAKVFGELYFLLEYRNKSVRLTYSGDDFALPPNLFVIGTMNTADRSIALVDAAMRRRFAFVELSPRTEPTSGLLRRWLTRAGRDAEPADLLDALNSRIDDADFRIGPSYLMKKGVYREGGLERTWRTKILPLLEEHHYGEGVDVEKRYGLAALRESLG is encoded by the coding sequence ATGACGGCCGACGGCGACACGCACTATCCGCAGTTCTGGCTCCGACTGCCCAAAGGCGACGGCATCGACCGGGCGCGCGGGGTGCTCCTGGACGAGACCGGTACGAACGGCAGCCGGAAGTTCCTCGTGCGGGCCGGGTCCCCCGCGCGGGACCATGTGATGCCGTCGCTGGGCAAGCACTTCAAGGCGCCGGTCAAGCGACGCGAGGAACTGAAGGCGCAGGGCGTGCTGGTGCCGTCGGCCCGGTGGCCGGGCTGGCTGGAGCTGACCGAGGACGTGGTGTTCGGTTCGCCCTCCTTCGCCGCCGTGCTGCTGGTGGGTGCCCCGCGCAACGGGTGGGAGGAGTGGCGGACCGAGGACGACAGGCCGCTGTCCGACTACATGTCGGGGGTGTGGGCGGGCCCCAACCGTCCCTGGCTCGTGCGCGGTTCCAATGTCACCGGCCTGGACCTGGTCCAGCGTCTCTGGCTTCCGGAGGGCCGCGTCACGCTCGCCGCGTCACGCCTTCGGCCCGGTGTGCGAGAGGGAACCAGCAAGGAGGACCTGCGCACCGCCGTCCAGGAGGACTACGAGTCGACCGCCACCTACAGCCAGAAGCAACAGCTCGTCGAGGACCTGCACGCCTTCCTGTCCCGTATGAAGCCCGGCGACACCGTGTGCACCATCTCCGGCGGCCGGCTGTACGTCGGAGAGATCACCGGCGAGGTGGAGCAGACGGAGTCCGAGGACCGGCGCTCCAACCTGCGGCGGCCCGTGGAGTGGCAGCCGACCGGCTTCCCGTACGACGACCTGCCCGAGGAGTTGCAGCAGAAGCTGTCCATCCAGCACGACGTCGTCGACCTCACCTCCGCGCAGGCCCACATCGAGGGTCTCGGTCTCACCGACCAGGAGCTGGCGGAGGAGGCGGAGTCGACAGAGCGCGACCCGAGCGTGGAGATCCCCGCGCTCACCGCCCGCCGCGAGCTGGAACTGCCCGAGCCGACAAACGAGCTGGCCGCCGAGCTGCTCGTGCACGAGGCGGACTGGCTGCGCGAGGTGCGCGACCTGCTGTGGGACGAGCGGCAGTTGGTGCTGTACGGGCCGCCCGGCACCGGCAAGACGTATCTCGCCCTGAAGTTGGCCGAGTTCCTCGGCGGCGGGCCGGAGCAGGTCAAGCTCGTACAGTTCCATCCGTCGTACGCGTACGAGGACTTCTTCGAGGGCTTCAGGCCGCAGGAGGATCCGCAGACCCGGGAGGTCGCCTTCCGGCTCACCGCCGGGCCGCTGCGGGAGCTCGCCGACCTGGCCTCCCGTGAGGGCAACCGGCACATCCCGCACTTCCTGATCATCGACGAGATCAACCGCGCCAACCTGGCGAAGGTCTTCGGCGAGCTGTACTTCCTGCTGGAGTACCGCAACAAGTCGGTCCGGCTCACCTACTCCGGGGACGACTTCGCCCTGCCGCCCAACCTGTTCGTGATCGGGACGATGAACACCGCCGACCGGTCGATCGCGCTCGTGGACGCGGCGATGCGGCGGCGATTCGCGTTCGTCGAGTTGTCTCCGCGCACCGAGCCGACGAGCGGGCTGCTGCGTCGCTGGCTCACGCGTGCGGGCCGCGACGCCGAGCCGGCCGATCTGCTCGACGCGCTCAACTCCCGTATCGACGACGCCGACTTCCGCATCGGGCCCTCGTACCTGATGAAGAAGGGCGTGTACCGGGAGGGCGGCCTCGAGCGGACCTGGCGCACGAAGATCCTTCCGCTGCTGGAGGAGCATCACTACGGAGAGGGCGTGGACGTCGAGAAGCGCTACGGGCTGGCCGCTCTGCGGGAGTCGCTCGGGTGA
- a CDS encoding DUF4232 domain-containing protein — protein MNAAARKSHMSWKSYALGAAAVAALLASTACESSAADGSGNLKPSDQPSTTNPAKPGETGSSKPSGISSNTGGNGGSDHAGGAGGDSATAACAEADLAYSATNEDKQGEPVRHLLLTVQNAGDKKCNVYHYPYVKIGNAQAPTPVIKDSDPKALATLAPGEEAYAALLVAGGARDEYEAKSITLTLHGSKLGSKAGAPVDVPMPVDKLYADDGQLVTYWTTASGYALDFIMSK, from the coding sequence ATGAATGCCGCTGCCCGCAAGAGCCACATGAGCTGGAAGTCCTACGCCCTCGGGGCCGCGGCGGTCGCCGCGCTGCTCGCGTCCACGGCGTGCGAGTCGAGCGCGGCCGATGGTTCGGGCAACCTCAAGCCCTCGGACCAGCCGAGCACGACGAACCCGGCGAAGCCCGGCGAGACGGGTTCGTCGAAGCCCAGCGGCATTTCGAGCAACACCGGCGGCAACGGCGGCAGTGACCACGCCGGCGGCGCAGGCGGCGACAGCGCCACCGCCGCCTGTGCTGAAGCCGACCTCGCGTACTCCGCCACGAACGAGGACAAGCAGGGCGAGCCCGTCAGACACCTCCTCCTCACCGTCCAGAACGCCGGCGACAAGAAGTGCAACGTCTACCACTATCCCTACGTGAAGATCGGTAACGCCCAGGCTCCGACCCCCGTGATCAAGGACAGCGACCCGAAGGCGCTCGCCACCCTCGCTCCGGGTGAGGAGGCGTACGCCGCTCTGCTCGTCGCCGGCGGCGCCAGGGACGAGTACGAGGCGAAGAGCATCACTCTCACCCTCCACGGCAGCAAGCTCGGCAGCAAGGCGGGCGCGCCGGTCGACGTCCCCATGCCCGTCGACAAGTTGTACGCAGACGACGGTCAGCTTGTCACCTACTGGACGACGGCCTCCGGCTATGCCCTGGACTTCATCATGTCGAAGTGA